A window of the Sabethes cyaneus chromosome 1, idSabCyanKW18_F2, whole genome shotgun sequence genome harbors these coding sequences:
- the LOC128736693 gene encoding uncharacterized protein LOC128736693: protein MITFGNINFILKTSTVAYIAFEETTAVKVSCQCDYLDKYPVTIRPVLNCADNSTSIENCILDQIIQSDNPVEEEVQINTFMRLLDMENLDDYIEIDDPSKTANLSEKALLEIGNEEIIAAEDDLLDSSEEGADVDAIEKQALNKKYHGKRKQQAFVTVDGQTARLLKLSGRTLGLSKLPQLQIVVRDCRNEKLGLLRNKLEFQKTIKDNTFFQQGKIINLKHCANHQTKNDVKKGCNSVYIEKTEHDAPIANCETLVNPVMLEPISRIKEISNKNFKNMTDAEHNSGRVELCQESKKKSRIVKDTPLQRKNLEIKHLDLIPCSDVVSSKYNKRVPYVGLVKLQQKEIEKLSNCKTFDDANSAEWEDNYLKNVGNRREAVKEKEEVHNKMKQLDFKTERKKYSGPSTIPAITRNDCFPEMVSDQLENDCVCEHTTKNALLDAVRSEDINDVSKESNYMKTGTDTIKHKENMCNVSSITITESVPDIWDTVEIGPDLSANSIQSDEEGPLVIDLPAEQTKHDLEKPQGKANQSFVFVDSKSAALLSKLLRHDNRLYLADLPCLKIKVKRLLVSEYKYIKCNEITRKSKPLSNRVSVSTSVKKREMVQDRPRKTDLEKIDNKFLPAGSKLKAQAKAKYRPENSNKNKHVPVPQLPIELKAHLNTSFKIPKKHVTVKPQSIERNPSELNCLHKDQTEAYRKRFQKERRQWEDRSKKPGPCEKKLKRVEHNTDSAAPDYSNLFYENCDSQNKARFSHNVKSDALCNQFPPKAPAYEDIWDIPTVRSKVCTNESIDLLSVSGPRNTLLDSNETDVMSWGNDKKMRINSEANSSAENRTNNKHYEARNAINSDRFHSSTSLSKQHKTLDDGESWSPEANLTIDQERTQTKFNLEPECQPVRRVPEDIQYNPNTTMDVTDMWDSESPPSQQQISPRAKITDAKHLTGEMWDEEMHYENIPKKSERHLMQNEFCGKTSPIMRNKEAPKQHIQSQDRYRKSPVRSSVHTGRSRSPHFDRRQHSVDRSLHSRSPVWRRDSSFNNRRSRSRSPRNDNRSPIQQQWKNNDRSRNQRPTWSHSNSRSRDRSPLNSRHSINRAPLREGRSDGRLKSDDRRSDRSSIARNSPSFKDEYNRNLERIMPPQNRQHSPAWDSPRRTASSSHRQSFSYASPETRYSPQNRQNSPDSCWDSPQRTTPISYQQSWSYGSPKTSCSPSERQNLHQTSEWECLWDDDTLNSSATKKPYASSPLLERESSVSKYITASIQKNENQSGISQHELDCAAYSPSNAWDAISSDEDGDFTTSRVSRNIKSETIPLLLPKTAKSAQIAVESCTSESTFSEHSKDPEAMPSFDCNFNRKGESKPSLVANQNEVMKESSELEVTPENSESVYLQSVTLQGEDSSKTKNVLEHLKQRAERLKQLEEMKLARQKLLAQIKLKNDKVLHIEPNITDDMIPSNKSVQISNVVQEKNSGIKTIVEETTVASSPIAPTLLFETAGTLLSHLDSMLSRPAPKVSSALSIPSTPTVSSGQMPSIPPLPREAPPPPPPADPLENVLERPNCMLPATQWHTPDKRSISIPNINLSLPPPHVNPLLNLQNTQQTQFVSTSSNWQPHSQPNNVWNNFRDTDGFSAPRRSNFDNRLQEELIQLRPPEEIRQNKFNPRQRRYTQEQGTIRDPRQNTEDSGLGIYSRHNNSHNFNRNSQFQRFGTHQSNKRFQQNNFNRNMSQFSGSNFRRNNFRNFEEDCSNMNVPGQWFD, encoded by the coding sequence ATGATAACATTTGGAAACATCAATTTTATTCTAAAAACTTCCACGGTTGCTTATATTGCCTTTGAGGAAACCACCGCGGTTAAAGTAAGCTGTCAATGCGATTATCTGGATAAATACCCGGTGACAATACGCCCAGTGCTGAATTGTGCAGATAACAGCACATCTATCGAGAACTGCATATTGGATCAGATAATTCAAAGTGATAATCCAGTAGAAGAAGAAGTTCAAATCAACACATTCATGCGATTGCTTGATATGGAAAATCTAGATGACTATATAGAAATAGATGATCCATCTAAAACTGCAAATTTGTCGGAGAAAGCATTACTGGAGATTGGCAATGAAGAAATTATTGCAGCAGAAGATGATTTGTTAGATTCGTCTGAAGAAGGGGCCGATGTTGATGCGATTGAAAAACAAGCATTAAATAAAAAGTATcatggaaaaagaaaacaacaagCATTTGTAACGGTAGATGGGCAGACGGCACGACTCTTGAAGCTGAGCGGTAGAACTCTGGGGCTATCAAAATTACCACAGTTACAAATTGTAGTTCGAGATTgtagaaatgaaaaattgggCTTATTACGCAATAAATTAGAGTTCCAGAAAACAATAAAAGATAATACATTCTTTCAGCAAGGAAAAATTATCAATCTGAAACATTGTGCAAAtcatcaaacaaaaaatgatgTGAAGAAAGGATGTAACTCTGTATACATCGAAAAAACAGAACATGATGCACCAATTGCGAATTGCGAAACTTTAGTAAACCCAGTTATGTTAGAACCCATATCCAGAATCAAAGAAATAagcaacaaaaattttaaaaatatgacAGATGCAGAACACAATAGTGGTCGAGTAGAGTTATGTCAAgaatccaaaaaaaaatcaagaattgTAAAGGATACCCCTTTGCAACGGAAAAATCTTGAAATAAAGCATCTCGATTTAATACCTTGCTCCGATGTTGTGAGCTCGAAATATAACAAGCGTGTTCCTTATGTAGGATTGGTTAAGCTTCAACAAAAAGAAATTGAAAAGCTGTCTAATTGTAAAACTTTCGATGATGCAAACAGCGCAGAATGGGAAGATAACTACTTAAAAAATGTGGGCAATAGAAGAGAAGCAGTAAAAGAGAAAGAAGAAGTACATAATAAAATGAAGCAACTAGATTTTAAAACTGAACGTAAAAAATATTCTGGACCATCAACAATTCCAGCGATCACAAGAAATGACTGTTTTCCTGAAATGGTATCTGACCAACTTGAAAACGATTGTGTTTGTGAACATACCACAAAAAATGCTCTGCTAGACGCAGTTAGAAGCGAAGACATTAATGATGTAAGCAAAGAATCAAATTATATGAAGACAGGGACAGATACTATTAAACATAAAGAAAATATGTGTAATGTTTCAAGCATCACTATCACTGAATCTGTTCCTGACATTTGGGATACGGTAGAAATTGGACCAGACCTGTCTGCAAACAGTATTCAATCAGATGAAGAAGGTCCTTTGGTTATCGATCTTcctgcagaacagacaaaacATGATCTGGAAAAACCTCAAGGTAAAGCAAATCAGTCTTTTGTATTCGTCGATTCGAAAAGTGCTGCTTTACTGAGCAAACTCTTGCGACATGATAATCGACTATATCTTGCAGACTTACCTTGCTTGAAAATCAAAGTTAAGCGCTTGCTTGTATCCGAATATAAGTACATCAAATGTAATGAGATTACTCGGAAGTCGAAACCATTATCAAATAGAGTATCTGTTTCTACGTCAGTTAAAAAAAGGGAAATGGTTCAAGATAGACCTCGGAAAACCGATTTAGAAAAAATAgataacaaatttcttccaGCAGGATCAAAACTTAAAGCACAGGCGAAGGCTAAATATAGACcagaaaactcaaacaaaaataAGCATGTTCCGGTTCCACAGCTTCCTATCGAATTAAAAGCACATCTCAATACAAGTTTCAAAATACCCAAAAAACACGTCACAGTAAAACCACAATCAATTGAGCGGAATCCCAGTGAActgaattgtttacataaagaTCAAACAGAGGCCTATCGAAAACGCTTCCAGAAGGAACGAAGACAGTGGGAAGACCGATCGAAAAAACCAGGTCCATGTGAGAAGAAACTAAAACGCGTGGAACATAACACAGATTCAGCTGCTCCGGACTATTCAAATTTGTTTTACGAGAACTGCGATTCTCAGAATAAAGCGAGGTTTTCTCATAACGTGAAGTCAGACGCGTTGTGTAATCAGTTTCCTCCAAAAGCTCCTGCTTATGAGGATATTTGGGATATACCCACTGTGAGGTCTAAAGTATGTACCAATGAGTCGATTGATCTTCTGTCGGTTTCCGGTCCTCGCAACACTTTATTGGATTCCAATGAGACAGACGTTATGAGCTGGGGCAatgataaaaaaatgcgaatcaATTCAGAAGCGAATTCCTCTGCAGAAAACAGGACTAATAACAAACATTACGAGGCAAGAAATGCGATAAATTCAGATAGATTTCACTCGTCAACTAGTTTAAGCAAACAACATAAAACTCTTGACGACGGAGAATCTTGGTCACCGGAAGCAAATCTAACGATTGATCAAGAGAGAACACAAACAAAGTTCAACTTAGAACCAGAGTGTCAACCAGTACGCCGAGTTCCTGAGGATATTCAATATAATCCCAATACCACGATGGATGTAACCGATATGTGGGATTCAGAGTCACCACCAAGTCAACAACAGATATCACCAAGGGCAAAAATTACTGATGCTAAACATCTTACTGGTGAAATGTGGGATGAAGAGATGCACTATGAAAATATTCCGAAAAAAAGTGAGCGACATCTAATGCAAAACGAATTCTGTGGAAAAACATCTCCTATAATGCGGAATAAAGAAGCTCCAAAACAGCACATCCAATCTCAAGATCGATATAGAAAATCGCCTGTTAGATCATCAGTACACACGGGTCGTAGTCGTTCCCCACACTTTGATAGACGGCAACACAGTGTCGATAGATCTCTACATAGCCGATCCCCTGTTTGGCGCAGAGACAGTTCTTTTAACAACAGACGAAGTCGTTCACGGTCACCACGAAATGATAACAGATCACCTATTCAACAACAATGGAAAAATAATGATCGCTCACGAAATCAACGACCCACTTGGAGTCATTCTAATTCAAGATCTAGAGATCGATCACCTCTGAACAGCAGACACAGTATAAATCGTGCGCCTCTGAGGGAAGGACGCAGTGATGGCCGATTGAAATCAGATGATAGACGCAGTGATCGTTCATCTATAGCTCGAAATTCACCATCGTTTAAAGATGAATACAATCGTAACTTAGAACGAATCATGCCCCCTCAAAATAGACAACACTCACCTGCTTGGGATAGTCCACGACGTACAGCGTCATCTTCACATCGACAGTCATTTTCTTACGCTTCTCCGGAAACACGATATTCCCCTCAAAATAGACAAAACTCACCTGATTCCTGTTGGGATAGTCCACAACGGACAACGCCAATTTCATACCAACAGTCATGGTCCTACGGCTCTCCGAAAACAAGTTGTTCACCTTCTGAACGCCAGAACTTGCATCAAACGTCTGAATGGGAATGTTTATGGGATGACGATACATTGAATAGTAGTGCAACGAAAAAACCTTATGCATCGTCACCTTTATTAGAACGCGAAAGTTCCGTTTCGAAATATATTACTGCATCGAttcaaaaaaacgaaaatcagTCTGGGATTAGTCAGCATGAGTTAGATTGTGCTGCATATAGCCCATCTAATGCTTGGGATGCTATCAGTTCGGACGAAGACGGTGATTTTACTACATCCAGAGTAAGTCGGAATATTAAATCGGAAACAATACCACTGCTCTTGCCAAAAACTGCGAAATCAGCTCAAATTGCGGTAGAAAGTTGTACATCAGAATCAACATTTTCAGAACATTCGAAAGATCCCGAAGCAATGCCATCGTTTGATTGTAATTTTAACAGAAAAGGTGAGAGCAAACCATCTCTCGTTGCTAATCAAAACGAAGTGATGAAAGAATCTAGTGAGCTGGAAGTTACACCAGAAAATTCGGAATCAGTATATCTACAATCAGTAACTCTACAGGGAGAGGATTCGTCGAAGACGAAAAATGTTCTAGAACATTTAAAACAACGAGCGGAAAGACTCAAACAACTGGAAGAAATGAAGCTTGCCAGACAGAAATTATTGGCCCAAATTAAACTGAAGAATGACAAAGTTTTGCATATTGAGCCAAATATCACTGACGACATGATACCTTCAAACAAAAGTGTACAAATCTCGAATGTAGTACAAGAAAAAAATAGTGGTATAAAAACGATCGTAGAAGAAACTACAGTGGCGTCCAGTCCGATAGCTCCAACACTATTATTTGAAACAGCTGGTACCCTTCTAAGCCATCTCGATTCAATGCTAAGCCGACCGGCACCTAAAGTTTCTTCGGCACTCAGTATCCCAAGTACTCCTACAGTGTCTTCTGGACAAATGCCCTCTATTCCACCGTTACCCAGGGAAGCACCGCCACCACCTCCACCGGCTGACCCACTAGAAAATGTACTGGAACGACCCAACTGCATGCTACCTGCTACTCAATGGCATACACCCGATAAACGTTCTATATCAATTCCAAATATCAATTTAAGCCTACCGCCACCCCATGTGAATCCATTGctaaatttacaaaatacgcaACAGACTCAATTCGTCAGTACCAGTAGTAACTGGCAACCACATTCTCAACCTAACAATGTGTGGAATAATTTTCGTGATACTGATGGCTTTTCAGCTCCACGTAGATCCAATTTTGATAACAGGTTACAAGAAGAATTAATTCAGCTTCGTCCGCCAGAAGAGATTCGGCAAAACAAATTCAACCCTCGACAGCGACGCTATACACAAGAACAAGGAACAATACGAGATCCACGGCAAAATACCGAAGACAGTGGTCTTGGTATTTATTCTCGCCATAATAACAGTCATAATTTTAACAGAAACAGTCAATTTCAACGGTTTGGGACGCATCAATCGAATAAGCGATTCCAGCAAAACAACTTCAATAGAAATATGTCACAATTTTCGGGAAGTAACTTTCGACGCAACAACTTTCGAAATTTTGAAGAGGACTGTTCTAACATGAATGTTCCTGGTCAGTGGTTCGATTGA
- the LOC128736703 gene encoding RNA-binding protein 34-like, protein MGKQNKTGAPENLLQKVKKNAYKSNVIPTKQYKSKADLMFAVTDGKNHNNHSLNKSDELQRKQFRILPKMKNFRKTKALVINTEMQNKAGTELKADKEVMSPKNVDGCTKVSLPKSNNAVENRQEKRVEGTEHSVFVGNLPKTAKKSTLKQMFKSFGKILTIRFRTLDGEVLLKKKDRETAKALNCYIRFQTKDEALAACAMNGHIFDGHHLRVSLQSQKQIGHHASTVFVGNIHRDTTDNELYDFFSTVGDIEYVRQISGKYIGYVCFKKGVSIAKALKLNQQLLNGRPLRIMKVDHQKQSTRKNKKGNLVKKNASVDSDIKSIESIKNVNIVHSDRTLTKRNTLSNFHGNLTKANGSSKQKLRTKAERKKKLLALKLSGNRVNGK, encoded by the exons AtgggaaaacaaaataaaacaggaGCTCCTGAAAATTTActacaaaaagtaaaaaaaaatgcatACAAATCTAACGTGATTCCTACGAAACAATATAAGTCTAAAGCTGACTTAATGTTCGCTGTTACTGACGGTAAAAATCATAATAATCATTCTCTGAATAAAAGCGATGAATTGCAAAGGAAGCAGTTTAGAATACTTCCTAAgatgaaaaattttcgaaaaactaaggcTCTTGTAATCAATACCGAGATGCAAAACAAAGCCGGTACGGAATTGAAAGCAGATAAAGAAGTTATGTCACCCAAGAACGTGGACGGTTGCACTAAGGTTTCGTTACCAAAATCAAATAATGCAGTTGAAAATCGACAGGAAAAACGTGttgaag gtACTGAACATTCTGTTTTCGTAGGTAATCTTCCTAAAACCGCTAAGAAATCTACGCTGAAACAAATGTTTAAATCTTTTGGTAAAATATTGACCATTCGATTTCGCACGCTAGACGGTGAAGTACTGTTAAAGAAAAAAGATCGCGAAACAGCAAAAGCCTTAAACTGTTATATTCGCTTTCAAACTAAGGACGAAGCTCTAGCAGCGTGTGCCATGAACGGACATATTTTTGATGGCCATCATCTTAGAGTGTCTTTACAATCACAAAAACAGATCGGACATCATGCTTCAACAGTTTTCGTTGGCAATATCCACCGTG ACACTACTGACAATGAATTATACGATTTCTTTAGTACAGTTGGCGACATCGAATATGTACGTCAGATTTCGGGCAAATACATTGGTTACGTATGTTTTAAAAAAGGCGTTTCTATAGCAAAAGCACTAAAGCTTAATCAGCAATTGCTTAACGGACGTCCATTACGGATTATGAAGGTCGATCATCAAAAACAAAGTactcgaaaaaacaaaaaaggcaaTTTGGTTAAGAAAAATGCTAGTGTGGATAGTGATATAAAGTCCATTGAATctattaaaaatgttaacatCGTACACAGTGATCGTACACTTACCAAAAGGAATACATTAAGTAATTTTCACGGAAATTTAACGAAAGCCAACGGAAGTTCGAAGCAGAAACTAAGAACGAAAGcggaacgaaagaaaaaactgcTAGCTTTAAAATTGTCGGGCAATAGAGTAAATGGTAAATGA